The following proteins are encoded in a genomic region of Dokdonia donghaensis DSW-1:
- the hemL gene encoding glutamate-1-semialdehyde 2,1-aminomutase encodes MIYKRSSELFVAAQKVIPGGVNSPVRAFKSVGGDPIFVKEAKGAYLYDEDGRKLIDYIASWGPMILGHAHKPVVDAVVQKAQKGTSFGMPTEIETKIAELAISMVPGIDKIRFVNSGTEACMSAIRLARGFSGREKIIKFAGCYHGHSDSFLIQAGSGAVTFGSPNSPGVTTGTAKDTLLADYNNIDQVKALFAANPGEIAAIIIEPVAGNMGCILPAEGFLQGLRELCDENGALLIFDEVMTGFRLAKGGVQELMDVQADIVTFGKVIGGGLPVGAFAARAEIMSHLAPEGPVYQAGTLSGNPLAMAAGLAMLTELNENPAVFTSLKDKTEYLHKGIEQALTESGVIFTINRLGSMISVHFAKDAVVDFKTAAAGDNDTFKKFFHGLLAEGIYIAPSAYESWFLNDALSYQDLDDTIAAVAKVSKTL; translated from the coding sequence ATGATTTATAAGAGAAGTAGTGAGTTATTTGTAGCGGCTCAAAAAGTAATACCAGGTGGAGTAAACAGCCCAGTAAGAGCTTTTAAATCTGTAGGTGGTGACCCTATTTTTGTAAAAGAAGCAAAAGGAGCTTATTTATATGACGAGGATGGTCGCAAACTTATAGACTATATCGCATCTTGGGGACCTATGATACTAGGTCACGCACATAAGCCTGTGGTAGATGCCGTAGTACAAAAAGCTCAAAAAGGAACCTCTTTTGGAATGCCTACAGAGATAGAGACAAAAATAGCAGAGCTTGCTATCTCAATGGTGCCAGGTATAGATAAAATACGTTTTGTAAATAGTGGTACAGAGGCTTGTATGAGTGCGATACGTCTAGCAAGAGGTTTTTCTGGAAGAGAAAAAATTATAAAATTTGCAGGTTGCTATCACGGTCACTCTGACTCGTTTTTAATACAAGCAGGTAGTGGTGCAGTGACTTTTGGGTCTCCTAATAGTCCGGGAGTAACTACCGGTACGGCAAAAGATACTTTACTAGCAGACTATAATAATATTGATCAAGTAAAGGCGCTTTTTGCAGCAAACCCTGGAGAGATTGCAGCCATTATCATAGAGCCTGTTGCAGGTAATATGGGGTGCATACTCCCAGCCGAAGGTTTCTTACAAGGACTTCGTGAGCTGTGTGATGAAAATGGTGCTCTGCTTATATTTGATGAGGTTATGACCGGCTTCCGCCTTGCAAAGGGAGGTGTTCAAGAACTTATGGATGTACAAGCAGATATCGTAACCTTTGGAAAAGTAATAGGAGGTGGTCTGCCTGTAGGAGCATTTGCAGCTCGAGCAGAGATTATGAGTCACCTCGCACCAGAAGGACCAGTTTACCAAGCTGGTACACTTAGTGGCAACCCGCTAGCGATGGCGGCAGGTCTTGCAATGCTTACAGAACTTAATGAGAACCCAGCAGTATTTACAAGCCTTAAAGATAAGACCGAGTATCTACATAAAGGTATAGAACAGGCACTTACAGAAAGCGGTGTAATATTTACAATAAATAGACTAGGGTCTATGATCTCTGTGCACTTTGCAAAAGACGCTGTGGTAGATTTTAAGACAGCGGCCGCTGGAGATAATGATACCTTTAAAAAATTCTTTCACGGTTTACTCGCAGAGGGTATTTATATAGCGCCTAGTGCTTATGAGAGCTGGTTTTTAAACGATGCACTGTCTTATCAAGATCTTGATGATACAATTGCTGCTGTAGCAAAGGTGAGTAAAACCTTATAA